A genomic segment from Burkholderia plantarii encodes:
- a CDS encoding threo-3-hydroxy-L-aspartate ammonia-lyase — translation MSQPNPPTYDDVAAAAERLAGHAHRTPVLTSRTVDEALGARVFFKCENFQRMGAFKFRGAFNALSQFSAAQRKAGVVAFSSGNHAQAIALSAKLLGMPATIVMPHDAPAAKVAATRGYGGQVVIYDRYTEDREQIGRELADKQGLTLIPPYDHPHVIAGQGTAAAELFNEVGPLDVMFAPLGGGGLLSGTALATRALSPAAELYGVEPEAGNDGQQSFASGSIVHIETPKTIADGAQTQHLGQLTFPIIRRDVNAILTASDAELVDCMRFLASRMKMLVEPTGCLAFAAARQMKARLKGRRVGVLVSGGNIDLEKFCELVSAAG, via the coding sequence ATGAGCCAGCCGAATCCTCCGACCTACGACGACGTCGCCGCCGCCGCCGAGCGCCTCGCCGGCCACGCCCACCGCACGCCCGTGCTGACTTCGCGCACGGTCGACGAGGCGCTGGGCGCGCGGGTGTTCTTCAAGTGCGAGAACTTCCAGCGCATGGGCGCGTTCAAGTTCCGCGGCGCGTTCAACGCGCTCTCGCAGTTCAGCGCGGCGCAGCGCAAGGCCGGGGTGGTGGCATTCTCGTCGGGCAACCACGCGCAGGCGATCGCGCTGTCGGCGAAGCTGCTCGGCATGCCGGCCACGATCGTGATGCCGCACGACGCGCCGGCCGCGAAGGTCGCGGCCACGCGCGGCTACGGCGGCCAGGTGGTGATCTACGATCGCTACACCGAGGATCGCGAGCAGATCGGCCGCGAGCTTGCCGACAAGCAGGGCCTCACGCTGATCCCGCCTTATGACCACCCACACGTGATCGCGGGGCAGGGCACCGCGGCAGCCGAACTGTTCAACGAGGTCGGCCCGCTCGACGTGATGTTCGCGCCGCTCGGCGGCGGCGGGCTGCTGTCGGGCACCGCGCTCGCCACGCGCGCGCTGTCGCCGGCCGCCGAACTCTACGGCGTCGAGCCCGAGGCCGGCAACGACGGCCAGCAGTCGTTCGCGTCGGGTTCGATCGTCCACATCGAGACGCCGAAGACGATCGCCGACGGCGCGCAGACGCAGCATCTGGGCCAACTGACGTTCCCGATCATCCGCCGCGACGTCAACGCGATCCTGACCGCCAGCGACGCCGAACTGGTCGACTGCATGCGCTTCCTCGCCTCGCGCATGAAGATGCTGGTGGAGCCCACCGGCTGCCTCGCGTTCGCGGCGGCGCGCCAGATGAAGGCACGGCTGAAGGGGCGCCGCGTCGGCGTGCTGGTGAGCGGCGGCAACATCGATCTCGAGAAGTTCTGCGAGCTGGTGTCGGCCGCCGGCTGA
- a CDS encoding ornithine cyclodeaminase family protein has product MRNDAELVLLDKNVVEALLSPDDVLAAVAAAFDLHRRGEGRVFPVIREPLATGGVFGIKAGDVQNEALLGFKAAGFWPANRGLGGEPHQATVMLVDPATGRPRCVIDGNAITTMRTGAAGGLGLRALARPDSRRVALFGSGVQAGVQLDFALRMLPSLDTVQYLTAGGAADPAFEARFRERCAISHARDADAAVADSDVVITATPGGGALFEAGAVRPGTHVNAVGADTKGKRELPAGLLERARLVVDDRAQARQIGEAQWSPRHDCVELGELLAAPERIARGRDEITVFDMTGLALQDLTVARMLFERAEAARLGTRVAWPW; this is encoded by the coding sequence ATGAGAAACGATGCCGAACTGGTGCTGCTCGACAAGAACGTGGTGGAAGCGCTGCTGAGTCCGGACGACGTGCTGGCCGCCGTGGCCGCGGCGTTCGACCTGCACCGGCGCGGCGAGGGCCGCGTGTTTCCGGTGATCCGCGAGCCGCTGGCCACGGGCGGCGTGTTCGGCATCAAGGCCGGCGACGTGCAGAACGAGGCGCTGCTCGGCTTCAAGGCGGCCGGCTTCTGGCCCGCGAATCGCGGCCTCGGCGGCGAGCCGCATCAGGCCACCGTGATGCTGGTCGATCCGGCCACCGGGCGCCCGCGCTGCGTGATCGACGGCAACGCGATCACCACCATGCGCACCGGCGCCGCCGGCGGCCTCGGCCTGCGCGCGCTGGCGCGGCCGGACAGCCGGCGCGTCGCGCTGTTCGGCAGCGGCGTGCAGGCGGGCGTGCAGCTGGACTTCGCGCTGCGCATGCTGCCCTCGCTCGACACGGTGCAGTATCTGACGGCCGGCGGCGCGGCCGATCCGGCCTTCGAGGCGCGTTTCCGCGAACGCTGCGCGATCTCGCACGCGCGCGACGCCGACGCGGCGGTGGCCGACAGCGACGTCGTGATCACGGCGACGCCGGGCGGCGGGGCGCTGTTCGAGGCCGGCGCGGTGCGGCCGGGCACGCATGTCAACGCGGTCGGCGCCGACACGAAGGGCAAGCGCGAACTGCCGGCGGGGCTGCTCGAACGCGCGCGGCTGGTGGTCGACGATCGCGCGCAGGCACGCCAGATCGGCGAGGCGCAGTGGTCGCCGCGGCACGACTGCGTCGAACTCGGCGAACTGCTGGCCGCGCCCGAGCGCATCGCGCGCGGGCGCGACGAGATCACGGTGTTCGACATGACGGGCCTCGCGCTGCAGGACCTGACGGTGGCGCGCATGCTGTTCGAGCGCGCCGAGGCGGCGCGGCTCGGCACGCGCGTGGCGTGGCCCTGGTGA
- a CDS encoding DSD1 family PLP-dependent enzyme: MPLDTLPTPSALIDVPRMMRNIERMQRRLDALGVAFRPHVKTTKCEPVVRAQLAAGARGITVSTLKEAEQFFARGIDDIVYAVGMVAGKLPQALALRQRGCNLKLTADSLVAAEAIAAYGREHGMNFEVWIEIDVDGHRSGVAPEDARLVTIGRALAEGGMTLGGVLAHAGSSYDHHRHDELVRIAEQERAGAVRAAERLRAAGLPCPVVSIGSTPTALAAERLDGVTEVRAGVYVLFDLVMHNVGVCTTDEIALSVLTTVIGHQEEKGWAIVDAGWMAMSRDRGTQRQPHDFGYGLVCAEDGTVLGDYLLGGANQEHGIVQRRGEPDRAIAARFPIGTRLRILPNHACATGAQHPEYQAVAADGGVETWPRFYGW; the protein is encoded by the coding sequence ATGCCGCTCGACACCCTGCCCACCCCGTCGGCCCTGATCGACGTGCCGCGCATGATGCGCAACATCGAGCGCATGCAGCGGCGGCTCGATGCGCTCGGCGTGGCATTCCGCCCGCACGTGAAGACCACCAAGTGCGAACCCGTGGTGCGCGCGCAGCTCGCGGCCGGCGCGCGCGGCATCACCGTCTCGACGCTGAAGGAGGCCGAGCAGTTCTTCGCGCGCGGGATTGACGACATCGTCTACGCGGTCGGCATGGTGGCCGGCAAGCTGCCGCAGGCGCTCGCGCTGCGGCAGCGCGGCTGCAACCTGAAGCTCACGGCCGACAGCCTCGTCGCGGCCGAGGCGATCGCGGCGTATGGCCGTGAACACGGCATGAACTTCGAGGTGTGGATCGAGATCGACGTCGACGGCCACCGCTCGGGCGTCGCGCCCGAGGACGCGCGGCTCGTCACGATCGGCCGCGCGCTGGCCGAGGGCGGCATGACGCTCGGCGGCGTGCTCGCGCACGCGGGATCGAGCTACGACCATCACCGTCACGACGAGCTGGTGCGGATCGCCGAGCAGGAGCGCGCGGGCGCCGTGCGGGCGGCCGAGCGGCTGCGCGCGGCGGGGCTGCCGTGTCCGGTGGTCAGCATCGGCTCGACGCCGACCGCGCTCGCCGCCGAACGGCTCGACGGCGTGACCGAGGTGCGCGCCGGCGTGTACGTGCTGTTCGATCTGGTGATGCACAACGTCGGCGTCTGCACGACCGACGAGATCGCGCTCAGCGTGCTGACCACCGTGATCGGCCATCAGGAGGAAAAGGGCTGGGCGATCGTGGACGCCGGCTGGATGGCGATGAGCCGCGACCGCGGCACGCAGCGGCAGCCGCACGACTTCGGCTACGGGCTCGTGTGCGCCGAGGACGGCACGGTACTCGGCGACTATCTGCTCGGCGGCGCGAACCAGGAACACGGCATCGTGCAGCGCCGCGGCGAACCCGATCGCGCGATCGCCGCGCGCTTCCCGATCGGCACGCGGCTGCGCATCCTGCCGAACCATGCCTGCGCGACGGGCGCGCAGCACCCCGAGTATCAGGCCGTCGCGGCGGATGGCGGGGTCGAGACCTGGCCGCGGTTCTACGGTTGGTGA